The Nitrospirota bacterium genome includes a region encoding these proteins:
- a CDS encoding DUF2283 domain-containing protein, whose amino-acid sequence MEKIKLPQGKTVNSYYDEEADVLYVSFGEPKTSETLDTGEDLLIRFDPVTGEITGFTILNFSEFGQEIEELVSATATR is encoded by the coding sequence CAGGGTAAAACTGTAAACAGCTACTACGACGAGGAGGCAGATGTTCTTTATGTGTCCTTTGGAGAACCTAAGACAAGTGAAACTCTGGACACAGGAGAGGATTTGTTGATTCGCTTTGATCCTGTTACAGGGGAAATTACAGGGTTTACTATTCTCAATTTTTCAGAGTTCGGGCAGGAAATTGAAGAATTGGTCAGTGCAACTGCAACACGTTAG
- a CDS encoding type I restriction endonuclease subunit R, translated as MPLGNERQSVQNPLIKYTAEINWTYITPDDALNWRCGETGLVFRDTFITQLQKLNAFMTQSLSEELLKKIETLPSNIEGNLSAWEYLKGLKQVFVPDEKRERNVRFIDTENIYNNTFHVTDEFSFTNGRKTIRADIVFLINGIPVFIAETKSAHKINGIAESLDQIRRYHNEVPEIMAILQIYALTHLIRYYYGATWNTIRKGLFNWKEEQEGDFETLVKSFFDKERIIRILNDFILFTRQDDELKKVVLRPHQMRAVQKIISRVEDKAKKRGLIWHTQGSGKTYTMIVAAKEIIENPLFDNPTVIMLIDRNELESQLFGNLSSVGYTQKELEEIEIQSKRDLQKALQEDKRGLIVSMIHKFEGMPENINTRDNIFVLVDEAHRTTGGKLGNYLMGALPNATYIGFTGTPIDKTSYGKGTFITFGIDDPPKGYLDKYGIAESIEDNTTVPLHYTLAPNELQVDKEVLNREFLELADAEGISDIEELNKVLERAVNLKNMLKKEERMEKIAKYVSDHFKEYVEPMGYKAFLVAVDREACTIYKRMLDKHLPVEYSKVIISPGFNDPVELSRFHLTEEEEKRIRVAFRKPDELPKILIVTEKLLTGFDAPILYCMYLDKPMRDHVLLQAIARVNRPYEDGESRKKPSGFILDFVGIFDNLEKALAFDSSDIKGIVHDIEILKTRFAELMEQAKSNYLRLIKDKSQDKAVEVVLNHFMDEETRHEFYTFFKEIADIYEILSPDAFLRPYINDYETLTRFYRILKEAYDPGISIDRDFLRKTVKLVQEHTESGAIKPALEIYEINEETLKKIEESKASDTEKIFNLIKSITKTIQENVDTSPYLISIGERAEEIARLFKERQLTTQKTLEELKKIIEEINSAKKEQIDKNMPVEVFATMWLFKKEGVVNAEENAIQMKKAFEQYPHWKTSEAHQREITKQFYKILVKAGIKNCVDIVKKVMRILTGRTR; from the coding sequence ATGCCGTTAGGCAACGAAAGACAATCTGTTCAAAATCCCCTTATAAAATACACTGCCGAAATCAACTGGACTTACATAACACCCGATGATGCTCTGAACTGGAGATGTGGAGAGACAGGGCTTGTCTTCAGAGATACCTTTATTACCCAACTACAAAAGCTCAACGCTTTCATGACCCAGAGCCTTTCTGAGGAACTGCTAAAGAAAATAGAAACACTCCCGTCAAACATTGAAGGCAACCTTTCAGCATGGGAATACCTCAAGGGGTTAAAGCAGGTCTTTGTCCCCGATGAAAAGAGAGAAAGAAATGTCAGGTTCATAGATACAGAAAATATATATAACAACACCTTTCATGTCACCGATGAATTCAGCTTTACTAATGGCAGGAAGACAATACGGGCAGATATTGTGTTCCTAATCAATGGTATCCCAGTCTTTATTGCAGAAACAAAATCAGCTCATAAGATTAATGGCATTGCAGAATCCCTTGACCAGATACGGAGGTACCACAATGAAGTCCCTGAGATTATGGCTATACTGCAGATATATGCCCTTACTCATCTAATCCGTTATTACTATGGAGCGACTTGGAACACCATAAGAAAGGGTCTTTTCAACTGGAAGGAAGAACAGGAAGGAGACTTTGAAACTCTCGTAAAATCCTTCTTTGACAAAGAAAGGATAATCAGAATCCTAAATGACTTTATTCTGTTTACAAGGCAGGATGATGAACTTAAAAAGGTAGTTCTAAGACCTCATCAGATGAGGGCAGTGCAGAAGATTATTTCACGTGTTGAAGATAAAGCCAAAAAGAGAGGCTTAATATGGCATACGCAGGGGTCAGGGAAAACTTATACCATGATTGTAGCTGCCAAAGAGATAATCGAAAATCCACTGTTTGATAATCCCACCGTCATCATGCTTATAGACAGAAATGAACTTGAATCACAGTTATTTGGAAACCTTTCATCTGTTGGTTACACACAGAAAGAATTGGAAGAAATAGAGATACAAAGCAAAAGAGATTTACAGAAAGCCCTTCAGGAGGATAAAAGAGGTCTGATTGTATCAATGATACATAAGTTTGAGGGGATGCCAGAGAATATTAATACGAGAGATAATATTTTTGTCCTTGTTGATGAAGCCCATAGAACTACTGGAGGAAAATTAGGTAATTACCTGATGGGAGCTTTGCCCAATGCTACCTATATCGGATTTACAGGAACACCAATTGATAAGACATCATATGGTAAAGGCACATTCATAACATTTGGCATAGATGATCCACCAAAGGGCTACCTTGATAAATATGGTATAGCTGAATCAATAGAGGACAACACCACCGTTCCCCTTCACTATACCCTTGCACCTAACGAGCTTCAGGTGGATAAGGAAGTCCTCAACAGGGAATTCCTCGAGCTTGCCGATGCAGAGGGAATAAGTGACATTGAGGAATTGAATAAAGTCCTCGAAAGGGCTGTTAATCTGAAAAACATGCTCAAGAAAGAAGAACGCATGGAGAAGATAGCCAAATACGTTTCAGACCATTTCAAAGAATATGTAGAGCCAATGGGATATAAGGCTTTTCTTGTTGCTGTGGATAGAGAAGCCTGCACTATATATAAACGTATGCTCGATAAACATCTCCCAGTTGAATACTCAAAAGTTATAATCAGTCCAGGTTTTAATGACCCTGTTGAATTATCAAGGTTTCATCTAACTGAAGAAGAGGAGAAGAGAATAAGGGTCGCATTTAGAAAACCTGATGAACTACCCAAAATACTTATCGTAACGGAGAAACTTTTAACAGGCTTTGATGCTCCAATTCTTTACTGCATGTATCTGGATAAACCTATGCGTGACCATGTGCTCTTACAGGCAATAGCACGGGTAAATAGACCCTATGAGGATGGGGAAAGCAGAAAGAAACCTTCTGGATTTATCCTTGACTTTGTAGGAATATTCGATAATCTCGAAAAAGCCCTTGCATTTGACTCGTCAGACATTAAAGGAATTGTTCATGACATTGAGATTTTAAAGACAAGGTTTGCCGAACTAATGGAACAGGCAAAGAGTAATTATCTGCGCCTTATCAAAGATAAATCACAAGATAAAGCAGTTGAGGTAGTTCTCAATCATTTTATGGATGAAGAAACAAGGCATGAGTTTTATACTTTTTTTAAGGAAATAGCAGATATCTATGAGATACTATCTCCTGATGCCTTTTTGAGACCTTACATAAATGATTATGAAACATTAACGAGGTTCTACAGAATATTGAAAGAGGCATATGATCCAGGTATTTCTATCGACAGGGACTTCTTAAGGAAAACAGTAAAGCTCGTTCAGGAACATACTGAGAGTGGAGCAATAAAACCAGCCCTTGAGATCTATGAGATTAATGAGGAAACCTTAAAGAAGATTGAAGAAAGCAAGGCATCAGATACAGAGAAAATATTTAATCTTATAAAAAGTATCACAAAGACTATCCAAGAGAATGTTGATACTTCACCATATCTTATATCTATTGGTGAAAGGGCGGAAGAAATTGCAAGGCTTTTCAAAGAGAGACAGCTCACAACGCAGAAAACTCTGGAAGAACTTAAAAAGATTATAGAGGAGATTAATTCAGCAAAAAAAGAACAAATAGATAAGAATATGCCTGTTGAGGTCTTTGCTACTATGTGGCTGTTCAAAAAAGAGGGTGTCGTCAATGCTGAAGAAAATGCGATACAGATGAAAAAGGCTTTTGAGCAATACCCTCATTGGAAAACAAGCGAGGCTCATCAGAGAGAGATTACTAAACAGTTTTATAAAATCTTGGTCAAAGCAGGTATAAAGAATTGCGTTGATATTGTTAAAAAGGTAATGCGGATATTGACAGGGAGGACAAGATGA
- a CDS encoding M48 family metallopeptidase: MITPNELKQEVLQWSQRIGVKPVEIHIRKMKNKWASCSIRGRITLNSDILKLTKKRLDEVIVHELLHLKYPNHGKMFKALIRSYLK; encoded by the coding sequence ATGATTACCCCTAATGAATTGAAACAGGAAGTTCTGCAATGGTCTCAACGTATAGGGGTTAAGCCTGTTGAGATACATATTCGTAAAATGAAAAACAAATGGGCAAGTTGCTCAATCAGGGGAAGAATTACCTTGAACTCCGATATTCTGAAGCTGACAAAAAAACGCCTCGATGAAGTCATAGTCCATGAGCTCCTTCATCTAAAATATCCAAATCACGGGAAGATGTTTAAGGCATTGATAAGGAGTTATCTGAAGTGA
- a CDS encoding GYD domain-containing protein has translation MTPTRTKKVVSLIEKNGGKVNSMYSLIGIYDLAFIVDFPGISEVMKVSVDLTKSTGISFTTFPAITVEEFDKLVG, from the coding sequence ATTACTCCAACACGAACAAAAAAGGTAGTCAGTCTCATTGAGAAAAACGGAGGAAAGGTAAACTCGATGTATTCCCTAATAGGAATTTATGACTTAGCTTTTATAGTTGATTTTCCAGGGATTTCCGAAGTAATGAAGGTATCAGTTGACCTTACTAAATCCACTGGCATTTCCTTCACAACATTCCCTGCGATAACTGTTGAGGAGTTTGACAAATTGGTTGGTTAG
- a CDS encoding YicC family protein, whose amino-acid sequence MAQSMTGFGSALNEDFLVEIRSLNHRFIDISIKMPPSMNEHEIILRNIIKERFKRGRFDVSITFANNKTPVLKINKELAKEIYNAYRELQKEFSIGGEIGIEILTNYKDIIMEEIQEYKTENLLTAFQEALSDIETMRKREGDLLHDEMKKRVKLLMKMNDDVKKIADTEVVKWKDKFTDRLKLIIDERMIDHERIIQEAAIMADKLDISEELNRIENHLKQFLEVMNNDNSIGKKLEFILQEISREVNTIGYKSGDYAISTLVIEMKAEVEKIREQVQNIQ is encoded by the coding sequence ATGGCACAGAGCATGACAGGTTTCGGTAGTGCTTTAAATGAAGATTTTCTGGTAGAAATTCGTTCATTAAATCACAGGTTTATTGATATATCTATAAAAATGCCCCCTTCGATGAATGAACATGAAATTATTCTCAGAAATATCATTAAAGAACGGTTTAAAAGAGGCAGATTTGATGTCTCTATAACATTCGCTAACAATAAGACTCCAGTTCTCAAAATAAACAAAGAGCTGGCAAAAGAAATCTATAATGCCTACAGAGAATTACAGAAAGAATTTTCAATAGGAGGAGAAATCGGTATAGAGATACTCACAAATTACAAAGATATAATTATGGAAGAAATACAAGAATATAAAACAGAAAATCTTTTAACAGCTTTTCAAGAAGCTCTTTCGGATATCGAAACTATGAGAAAACGTGAAGGTGATCTTCTACACGATGAAATGAAGAAAAGGGTCAAATTGTTAATGAAAATGAACGATGATGTTAAAAAAATAGCTGATACTGAAGTTGTGAAATGGAAAGATAAATTTACTGATAGATTGAAGCTTATAATTGATGAGAGAATGATTGACCATGAAAGGATCATCCAGGAAGCTGCAATAATGGCTGATAAGTTGGATATTTCAGAAGAATTAAACAGAATTGAAAATCATTTAAAGCAATTTCTTGAGGTAATGAATAATGATAACAGCATTGGGAAAAAACTCGAGTTTATTTTACAGGAAATAAGCAGAGAAGTGAATACAATAGGTTATAAATCAGGAGATTATGCCATTTCCACTCTTGTTATTGAAATGAAAGCAGAAGTTGAAAAAATCAGAGAACAAGTTCAAAATATTCAATGA
- a CDS encoding DUF370 domain-containing protein, which translates to MKKGDLSPVLVNIGFGNVVSASKVVAIVTPGSAPMKRLREEAKKSGRLIDATEGRRTRSIIITDSNHVILSAIQAETITQRFYEGRESFAAEEE; encoded by the coding sequence ATGAAAAAGGGCGATCTAAGTCCAGTACTCGTAAATATAGGTTTTGGTAATGTAGTTTCTGCCTCAAAGGTTGTAGCAATTGTTACACCAGGCTCTGCACCTATGAAAAGACTCCGTGAAGAAGCAAAAAAAAGTGGGAGATTGATCGATGCAACAGAAGGACGGCGGACTCGTTCAATAATAATTACAGATAGTAATCATGTGATATTGTCCGCTATTCAGGCAGAGACAATCACACAGAGGTTTTACGAAGGGAGAGAATCTTTTGCAGCAGAAGAAGAGTAA
- the gmk gene encoding guanylate kinase, with the protein MQQKKSKGSLFIVSAPSGAGKTTLCKKIISRLPNLKFSVSYTTRQPRPGEINDKDYTFISRKEFRSMIERDEFLEWAEVHGELYGTFKKRIQDSLLSGNDVILDIDTQGAMKLKKKIKEAVFIFILPPSLDVLNERLEKRMTDSPKALKKRLERAIYEIKTYSKYDYVIINDIFKDAIRQLEAIIIAQRAKSEMINSQWIKENFLNQGAK; encoded by the coding sequence TTGCAGCAGAAGAAGAGTAAAGGCAGTCTCTTCATTGTCTCTGCACCCTCTGGAGCAGGCAAAACAACCCTCTGCAAAAAAATTATCTCACGACTACCTAATCTGAAATTTTCTGTTTCCTATACAACACGCCAACCGCGCCCTGGAGAAATAAATGACAAAGATTACACTTTTATTTCCAGGAAAGAATTCAGAAGTATGATTGAGAGGGATGAATTTTTAGAATGGGCTGAGGTTCATGGAGAACTTTATGGAACTTTCAAGAAAAGAATTCAAGATTCACTTTTATCAGGCAATGACGTGATTCTCGATATTGATACTCAAGGAGCTATGAAGTTAAAGAAAAAAATTAAAGAAGCTGTTTTCATCTTTATACTACCTCCTTCTCTTGATGTATTGAATGAGCGACTTGAAAAAAGGATGACTGATTCACCAAAAGCATTAAAGAAACGGCTTGAAAGAGCAATTTATGAAATAAAGACATATTCTAAATATGATTATGTTATAATTAATGATATCTTTAAAGATGCAATAAGACAGTTAGAAGCAATAATCATTGCACAAAGAGCGAAAAGTGAAATGATTAATTCTCAGTGGATAAAAGAAAATTTCTTAAATCAGGGGGCAAAATAA
- the rpoZ gene encoding DNA-directed RNA polymerase subunit omega has protein sequence MDIISLPIEYDNKKLDGRFRIIAIASQRAKELAVGAKPRVRTKARKITTIALEETINNTIEFLTGLEAKKAREEAKKFDYRKLLEEKKKEITTEDLSEFEKDLKVYLHEKESMDKKAIEGLFAEKREEGAEE, from the coding sequence ATGGATATAATTTCACTTCCAATAGAATATGACAATAAAAAACTGGATGGAAGGTTTAGGATTATAGCAATAGCATCACAGAGAGCAAAGGAACTTGCTGTTGGTGCCAAACCAAGAGTCAGAACAAAAGCAAGAAAAATTACTACTATCGCACTTGAAGAAACAATTAATAATACCATTGAATTTTTAACTGGCCTCGAAGCAAAAAAGGCAAGAGAAGAGGCAAAGAAATTTGACTACAGAAAACTTCTCGAAGAAAAAAAGAAAGAGATTACGACTGAAGATCTTTCAGAATTTGAAAAAGATCTAAAGGTTTATCTCCATGAGAAGGAATCAATGGATAAAAAAGCAATTGAGGGACTCTTCGCTGAAAAACGAGAGGAAGGTGCTGAAGAATAA
- the coaBC gene encoding bifunctional phosphopantothenoylcysteine decarboxylase/phosphopantothenate--cysteine ligase CoaBC: MRRNQWIKKQLRDSSLKNERKVLKNKSILLGVTGGIAAYKSVDLIRRLKEKGANVTVIMTEAAKKFITPLTLEVVSQNKVYSELFTDPLSHVSLSANTDVMVIAPATANIIGKLARGIADDLLSTSFLSFKGKIIIAPSMNWRMYENPAVQENLNIILSHGIIQVGPEKGALACGEEGMGRMADTSEIIEHIEASLTDQDLSGKKFLITAGPTREYIDPIRFISNRSSGKMGYALAKAALQRGAKVTLISGPSSLPYPKGVKFINVETSEEMLKAVRLECNSSSVFIMAAAVSDFKPTETAGEKIEKSQALTLRLIQAPDIITEIGKKNKRPFIIGFAAETGKKISRAREKLKRKNMDMIIFNDVTEAGSGFEVDTNKVVIIDTKKEMELPIMSKDSVAHAILDRLIELRT; the protein is encoded by the coding sequence ATGAGAAGGAATCAATGGATAAAAAAGCAATTGAGGGACTCTTCGCTGAAAAACGAGAGGAAGGTGCTGAAGAATAAATCCATACTTCTTGGAGTTACCGGTGGAATTGCTGCATATAAGTCTGTTGATTTAATTAGAAGACTTAAAGAGAAAGGCGCTAATGTAACTGTCATAATGACAGAAGCCGCCAAAAAGTTTATAACTCCTTTGACTCTCGAAGTTGTTTCACAGAATAAAGTGTATTCAGAACTTTTCACAGATCCCCTTTCCCATGTTTCTCTGTCTGCCAATACAGACGTAATGGTTATTGCACCTGCAACAGCAAATATTATTGGCAAGCTTGCGAGGGGTATCGCAGACGATCTATTAAGCACATCTTTTCTTTCATTCAAGGGCAAAATAATTATCGCTCCTTCAATGAACTGGAGGATGTATGAAAATCCAGCAGTTCAGGAAAACCTGAACATTATTTTATCCCACGGCATTATACAGGTTGGACCTGAAAAAGGTGCCCTTGCTTGTGGAGAAGAAGGCATGGGTAGAATGGCTGATACTTCTGAGATTATCGAACATATTGAGGCATCACTTACAGATCAGGATCTATCAGGTAAAAAATTTCTTATTACTGCCGGTCCAACCAGAGAGTACATTGACCCTATACGGTTTATCTCAAATAGGTCTTCTGGAAAGATGGGATATGCTCTGGCAAAAGCTGCTTTACAGAGAGGTGCTAAGGTAACATTAATAAGCGGCCCTTCTTCATTACCTTATCCAAAAGGGGTTAAATTTATTAATGTTGAAACATCTGAAGAAATGCTAAAAGCTGTCAGGCTGGAGTGCAATTCATCAAGTGTATTTATTATGGCAGCAGCTGTATCTGATTTCAAACCTACGGAAACAGCAGGTGAAAAAATAGAAAAATCTCAGGCACTAACTCTGAGACTCATACAGGCACCGGATATTATTACCGAGATAGGCAAAAAAAATAAAAGGCCATTTATTATAGGTTTTGCAGCAGAAACAGGGAAAAAAATTTCAAGAGCTCGTGAAAAACTAAAGAGAAAGAATATGGATATGATTATATTTAATGATGTCACAGAGGCAGGTTCAGGGTTTGAGGTTGATACAAATAAGGTTGTAATTATTGATACAAAAAAAGAGATGGAACTACCAATCATGAGCAAAGATTCTGTTGCACATGCAATCTTAGACAGACTGATTGAATTAAGAACTTGA
- a CDS encoding roadblock/LC7 domain-containing protein: MSFLEVLKETVDKVDGAVSAIIIGTDGISVQEYTNEKLIDLTDLSAEASQMIKDIHIASENLGLGEAKEFSIISDRCGIILRKINENYYLALVIKPEGNYGKGRFILKTTIPRLEREF; the protein is encoded by the coding sequence ATGAGTTTTTTAGAAGTTCTTAAAGAAACTGTCGACAAAGTTGACGGTGCTGTCTCAGCAATTATTATTGGAACAGATGGCATATCTGTTCAGGAATATACGAATGAAAAACTGATAGACCTTACAGACCTTAGTGCCGAGGCTTCACAGATGATAAAGGACATTCATATCGCTTCAGAAAACCTTGGCCTTGGTGAAGCGAAGGAATTTTCTATTATATCGGATAGATGCGGAATCATCTTGAGAAAGATTAATGAAAACTATTACCTCGCTCTCGTAATTAAACCTGAGGGGAATTACGGCAAAGGGAGATTCATTTTGAAGACCACTATCCCCCGGCTGGAAAGAGAATTCTAA
- the aroQ gene encoding type II 3-dehydroquinate dehydratase, which translates to MKVLVIHGPNLNLLGRREKNIYGTKSLKAINKDIESLAGELGINVKTVQFNSEGEILNAIQKDDYDLLIINPAAYTHTSLAIRDAIAAVEKPAIEVHISNIHKREEFRRKSFISEVAVGQISGFGHESYLLALRAAKSILSGR; encoded by the coding sequence ATTAAGGTATTAGTTATCCACGGCCCGAATTTAAATCTTCTCGGCAGAAGAGAAAAGAATATTTACGGTACCAAATCTCTTAAAGCTATTAACAAGGATATCGAATCACTTGCCGGTGAACTCGGTATCAATGTCAAAACAGTTCAGTTTAACAGTGAAGGAGAAATACTGAACGCCATCCAGAAAGACGATTATGATCTTTTGATAATAAACCCTGCTGCATATACCCATACCAGTTTAGCTATAAGGGATGCTATTGCAGCAGTCGAAAAACCTGCCATCGAAGTTCATATCTCAAACATTCATAAGCGCGAAGAATTCAGGAGAAAGTCTTTCATCTCAGAGGTTGCAGTCGGCCAGATAAGCGGCTTCGGCCATGAAAGCTATTTACTCGCTCTAAGAGCTGCAAAAAGCATCCTGTCTGGCAGATGA
- a CDS encoding aminopeptidase P family protein, translated as MNFYIERLHNLRELLGNKAEGFLVTNIINVRYLTGFSGSSGFVFITKKANVFITDFRYKEQSLKEIVGWDIVIEKGDRIQTIQRLLKQLNIKNLGFESSVTFEFYKNLLKIGTILKPLKGLVEKLRTTKDKNEIASIRKALKRAEIAFLEIKPYIRQGIKEKSIALRLEERLKKIGCSRIPFEIIVASGRNSSMPHAKPSEKKLQPGDLVIIDWGGEADGYFSDITRTFLIKGKNLQRKKEIYKIVLDANKKALFHVSPDKYCSEIDNKAREVIKKAGYGEFFGHGTGHGLGLQIHELPRISWNTKEKIKKNMIFTIEPGIYIPDFGGVRIEDMVLVGEKHSVVLTSLPKRLEII; from the coding sequence ATGAATTTCTATATAGAAAGACTGCATAATCTAAGAGAACTACTCGGGAATAAAGCTGAAGGTTTTCTTGTCACAAACATTATAAATGTCAGATATCTGACTGGATTTTCTGGCTCTTCAGGATTTGTTTTTATTACTAAGAAAGCAAACGTATTTATCACGGATTTCAGATATAAAGAGCAATCATTAAAAGAAATCGTTGGGTGGGATATCGTAATTGAAAAAGGGGACAGAATACAAACAATTCAAAGGCTTCTAAAACAGCTTAATATTAAAAATCTCGGATTTGAATCTTCAGTTACATTTGAGTTTTATAAAAATTTATTAAAAATAGGAACAATACTAAAACCACTGAAAGGACTGGTCGAAAAATTACGCACTACAAAAGATAAGAATGAAATAGCCTCTATACGTAAAGCTTTGAAACGAGCAGAAATTGCTTTTCTTGAAATCAAACCATATATAAGACAGGGGATAAAAGAAAAATCAATAGCTTTACGGCTTGAAGAAAGACTTAAAAAAATAGGCTGTAGCAGAATCCCGTTCGAGATAATTGTTGCCTCAGGCAGGAATTCATCTATGCCCCATGCGAAACCTTCTGAAAAAAAATTACAACCCGGGGATCTGGTCATAATAGACTGGGGTGGAGAGGCGGATGGTTACTTTTCTGATATAACAAGAACCTTTCTTATAAAAGGAAAGAATCTTCAAAGGAAAAAAGAGATTTATAAAATCGTGTTAGATGCAAATAAAAAAGCACTTTTTCATGTTTCACCAGACAAATATTGCTCAGAGATAGACAATAAAGCAAGAGAGGTTATTAAAAAGGCCGGCTATGGAGAATTTTTCGGACATGGAACCGGTCATGGACTTGGCCTACAAATACACGAATTACCACGTATAAGCTGGAACACTAAAGAAAAGATTAAAAAAAATATGATCTTTACCATAGAACCGGGAATCTATATCCCAGATTTTGGTGGTGTAAGGATTGAAGATATGGTATTGGTAGGTGAAAAACATTCTGTTGTTTTGACATCACTTCCAAAAAGATTGGAAATCATTTAA
- a CDS encoding outer membrane protein transport protein: protein MKKKQFYIHSRNLLFLIGIIIFISSSTALGAGFALVEQSVSGLGNAYAGGAAAAEDATTIFYNPAGLTRLDGQEMILGIHIISPTAKFHNEGSTHITGAPLVGDDGGNGGVTVMLPNLYYSKKFSERLSMGIGINSPFGLSTNYDEGWVGRYHALESKVITVNMNPSIAYKITDQLSVGAGFSAQYLKARLSKAIDFGTLDAIGAFVPLGIPARALGLTPQSSDGFVSLEGDSWGMTYNLGLLFELSKKTRFGAAYRSRVEHTLRGDTDYKDVPAGLTPAPIFKDGEAEATITLPDSFSISAFHQFNSQWMIMADFTWTNWSLFDELVVNPDNPYQDNDVTVENWQDNYRYSVGVTYLPIRDLAIRAGTAYDTSAVKSKQYRTPRIPDSDRIWAALGVGYKLSKMFGFDIGYAHLFVNDPEIDKDPVDEDMLRGGLKGSYEAHVDIVSIQLNLMF from the coding sequence ATGAAGAAAAAACAATTTTATATTCATTCGAGAAATCTTCTATTTCTGATTGGAATTATTATCTTTATCTCATCCAGTACTGCACTGGGTGCAGGGTTTGCTCTTGTTGAACAGAGTGTGAGCGGACTTGGTAATGCCTATGCAGGAGGTGCTGCGGCTGCAGAAGATGCAACAACGATTTTTTATAACCCTGCAGGTTTAACCCGACTTGACGGCCAGGAGATGATTTTAGGTATCCATATAATTAGTCCAACTGCAAAATTTCATAATGAAGGGTCAACTCATATAACAGGAGCTCCTCTTGTTGGTGACGATGGTGGCAATGGTGGTGTTACTGTAATGCTTCCCAATCTTTATTACAGCAAGAAATTCAGTGAACGACTTTCCATGGGAATTGGTATCAATTCTCCTTTTGGGCTTTCTACAAACTATGATGAGGGGTGGGTAGGACGCTATCACGCACTCGAATCAAAGGTAATAACGGTTAATATGAATCCATCAATTGCTTATAAGATAACTGATCAATTGAGTGTTGGAGCTGGTTTCAGTGCTCAATATTTAAAAGCCAGGCTTTCTAAGGCCATTGATTTCGGGACTCTTGATGCGATTGGTGCTTTCGTGCCACTTGGTATTCCTGCAAGAGCACTTGGACTTACTCCTCAGTCATCAGATGGATTTGTAAGCCTTGAAGGTGATAGTTGGGGGATGACATATAATCTGGGACTTCTCTTTGAATTATCTAAAAAGACTCGCTTCGGTGCAGCCTATCGCTCAAGGGTTGAACACACTTTGCGTGGTGATACTGATTATAAAGATGTCCCTGCAGGACTTACTCCAGCTCCTATTTTCAAAGATGGTGAGGCAGAAGCCACTATTACTCTGCCTGATAGTTTTTCTATAAGTGCTTTCCATCAATTTAATTCCCAATGGATGATAATGGCAGATTTCACATGGACAAACTGGAGCCTTTTTGATGAACTGGTTGTAAATCCTGACAATCCTTATCAAGACAATGATGTAACAGTTGAGAATTGGCAGGATAATTACCGTTATTCGGTTGGTGTAACATATTTGCCGATCAGGGATCTTGCAATCAGGGCAGGTACTGCATATGATACTTCGGCTGTTAAAAGTAAACAATACAGGACGCCGCGTATTCCAGACAGTGACCGCATATGGGCTGCACTTGGTGTTGGTTATAAGCTATCGAAAATGTTCGGTTTTGATATCGGATATGCTCACTTGTTTGTGAATGACCCTGAGATAGATAAAGACCCTGTTGACGAAGATATGTTACGAGGAGGGTTGAAAGGATCATACGAAGCGCATGTTGATATAGTGAGCATCCAGTTGAATCTGATGTTCTAA